The DNA segment ACGTGTAATTAAATAATTCAGCTTCCTGCTTGATTGCCGTACCATGCGTACCAGAAATGTGGTATACTATGGAAAACAATAGGAAAGAGGCGATTCTATGTCCACAATAAAGCGTGCGGCTATTTTTCTATTTCCCTATATGATTCTGGCTGTCTGTATCCTGAGGAATATTGGCGCAGGCAGGCTGCTTCTATGATGCAGTACGATACCTATACAGATATGCTGACAATTACAGCAGGTATATGTACCATATTTTTATTCTTCTACATTCGTTGGATTTGCATACAGGGGGATGGTATCCTCCTTATACTGAACAGCATCGCTGTCCTGCTCTACTCTGTCCTGATCTGGCTTCCCGGTATCATCCTTTCCATCAGTCCTGTAATTATCAGCGGCTTTCAAAACGAACAGCTGTTACTGATGGTTACATATGGACTGCTACTTATCGGGGAAGGCTATCAGCTTTATTTTTTTGTACAAAGAAAAGATGGAATACAGCGTAATGAAAAGCATAAAAAAAGATAGAATACAGAAATTTTAAAAGCATATAGACAATACATACGCTTGATCTCATTACTGCTTCTATCGATATTTCCGCTTCATATATGCGGTTAAAGCGGGATTTATAATTTTCATATCCAGACATTATTATCATATTCTATATGTTTATAATTCTAATATACAGGTGTTATTTATGAAATGATACCGATAAGCAATGATTATTCAATAAGAGATTTCCGTATAGACACCGCCATTCCTTTTTAAACAAGGCATATCACCACAAAAACAGGTTCTTTCTTGACTCCGGTATATGAGAATCAAGATACAAGCTTATCGATCTTTCACAATCCTTTTGCATCTTCTTTCCTCATATGTACCTAAAGCTGGAAAGAACCTAAAATATGTCTTTTTATTTATACCGTTTTCTGTCTTTTTTTAACATTTTTTCGTATCAGCTCCCGGCAATACCACAGGATCAACAGCAGTCCTGCCGGAATTACAAATACAAATGGCAGCTTTATAAAATAACGATCTACAATACCGGTGAAGAAAATCGTAATCACCATATACATAAAGAATCCGCAGATGTTTCCGATATAATGCAGCGCCCGTTTGCTTTTCACTGCCGCAAGTCCCTGCAATAGACAGGAAGCTAGCAGCAGTAACAGCAGCTTTCCTTGTAAGCTGTTCAACAGCTCCTTTGATACCATAAGCGCATAATCGTTAGCACCATAATCCGGTGGAATAGTATGCTCAAATTGTTCAATCAGAAGCCGGTATTCCCGATACAGGTATGCAAAAATCACAGTCAGTGTCACAATGGCAGCCAGTGGCAGCAGTATACGAAGGATTCGCTCCCCCTTTTCCGTCCATTTGCGAAACAGAAACCGCTGTTCCTCCTGCTGCTTTGTATACAGCTTTTTCTGCAGGCCTCTCCAGCTGATATCATAGCGCATGATGAACTGGTGCCTTAAACAGATATAAACAAACAGAAGCAGGATAAAGACCAGTACATATATCAATAGATATATCCGAAGCCCTGTGCCAAATCCATTCAGAAAATTGATAGGGTCCAACTGTTCCATAGAAGATGCTGCCATCATTTCCAATATATTCGTTACACCAAATTGTGTAATCACATACAGCAGATACAGGAACTGCAAAAAGGATGTAAGCGGGAAATATACTAGCAGCAGATTCCAGCGCGTCAGTGCAGGAAGTCCCTTTTTATCTGTATGCTGAATCATCAGCACAAAGCTGAATACTGTCATTCCTAAAAATGCCGCAAATGCTAAAAACTGAGAAATTTGAAGCTTCAGAAATATATAGTACAAAAGAAGCGCAAGGAGTGTCAGTGCATATGGCAGATACCGCTGTAAATCATACCGGGACAGATCACTGTAGCTTTCAGAATCACCAAGCAGCTCATCACAGCTAACTCCCAGTGCCTCACTCAACGGCTTCAGTAGGGTAATATCCGGATAGCCCTCAGCCGTCTCCCAGCGCGACACCGCCTTGTTGCTGACATTCAGTAGCTCTGCCAGCTGTGCCTGCGTATACCCCTTCTTTTTCCGCAGCCGGATGATTTTTTCCGCAAATTGTTCTTTATTCATTTTCCATCCCTCCTCTATCTATAGTATGACGAATTTTCACAATAAAAGCAATCCACGAATACCGGAATTACTCCATGTATCGTGGATTGCTGCTTATTTTTCTTCCTCTGCCAGTGTTTTCATGATACCATCTGCAATTTTATCCGCAAACACCTTACGCTTTGTCTCATCCATCAGATAGAGACGGTCATTTTCACTTGCCAGAAAGCCGGTTTCTATCAGAATGGAAGGAAGCTTATTATTCTGAAGCACCTGAATCGGAGAAAGATCCTGATCCTTTAATCCACGATTTTGTGAATACCCCAGGGTATCCAGCTCCGTCAAGATGTTCTTTGAAAGAGAGACAACCGTGTCTTCCTTCATCTTTCCCCAGATTTCATAGCCATAGGAGCCGTTCACGACTTCTGCTGCATTCGTATGTATGGAAACAAAAAGCTTTGCGCCGCTTTCATTGGATATACGAACCCGTTCGGTAAGATCCTCTACCTCATTGCCCGGCCATGGTACCTCATCACTGTCTCTTGTGTAAACAACTGGATAGCCGTTAGCTTCCAGACGCGTTCCAATATCCTTTACCAGAGCCAGCGTCACATCCTTTTCATATATATTCTCATAGGTACTGCCTGCATCATAGCCTCCATGTCCGGCATCCAACACAACAACAGGCGGCTCCGCCTTTTTACTGAGCAGAGGTGCCAGAATCGGATTATCCGGGAATACCTTCACACATATGATCAGCAGGCCCAGTATGACCAGAAATTCCATGGCAACGATCATCAGTAGACGGATCGGATTGAGCCCTCTTTTTTTATTTCTTCGTTTTGCCACTGTGTCACCTGACTTTCAAACTGATGTAATTATAGCAGATACCGCAAAAAATTCCTACCTTTTATATGACGGAAGTGAGATGAAAACCGCCTTAGATTTTAGAAATCTTAACCTATTCAGAATCTATACCTTTCTCATCCCTGTATACAGCATCCTCCGTGACAATCAGCTTCTGTTTCCGCAGGCGGTTGTTCACAAATTCTGTAAAGAATACATAGAGACAGGCAGTTGTCGGTACCGCCATAACCATGCCAAATACACCCCACAGATCACCGAATACAAAGATGCTTAACAGCACCCAGAGGCCGGGAAGTCCGACAGAATTTCCAACCACACGCGGATAAATGACATTATCCTCAAAATAGCTGAGTACCTGATAGAATACGATAAACCACACACTTTGCAGGGGATCCTTTGACAGCATCATAATAGCGCCCACACTCATCGCAAACATGGAGCCAAAGACAGGCACCAGTGAGCAGACCGCAATCAGTGTACAGATCAGCTCCGGATACGGAAATTGAAACAGGCGCATGAATACGTAATACAGTACCCATAATATACATGCCTCTGTTAGCTGACCGCCAATAAAGCTGGAAAAAATGCGATTTACCCGGGATGCATAGTGGAAAATGGTAGAAGAATTATCAAATCCGAAAAATGCAGCGGTGACCTTACGCATCTGACGGATGAAGTTTTCCTTTCCACTCAGCAGATACAGGGAGAACATAAAGCCGGTAAATCCAACCGCAAAGCTGGATACAAAGCCGGTTGCACTCGACAGAATGCCGCTGGCACTGCCGGATAACAGATTGATTACATTGGTTACGATTTTCTCCCATGGCATTTGTATAAACTGCTCTACCTGTGTGATATCCTCAATCCGGTAATCAATATGAAAATATGCCAGCACACCGTCAATATTTTTTACAATATTCGTAAAAAAGGATGTCAGATTTTCCATTAGGGAAATCAGAGAATCTATGATACTTGGCAGAATAATGCTTCCGATGAGAATAATCAGGATCAAAGCTAGCAGAAAGGTTAGCAGCATGGAAATAACACGCTTCCTTTTCTGCAGAAAGGAATCCTTTTTTGTATGCCGTATGAGAAAG comes from the Erysipelotrichaceae bacterium 66202529 genome and includes:
- a CDS encoding N-acetylmuramoyl-L-alanine amidase, which produces MAKRRNKKRGLNPIRLLMIVAMEFLVILGLLIICVKVFPDNPILAPLLSKKAEPPVVVLDAGHGGYDAGSTYENIYEKDVTLALVKDIGTRLEANGYPVVYTRDSDEVPWPGNEVEDLTERVRISNESGAKLFVSIHTNAAEVVNGSYGYEIWGKMKEDTVVSLSKNILTELDTLGYSQNRGLKDQDLSPIQVLQNNKLPSILIETGFLASENDRLYLMDETKRKVFADKIADGIMKTLAEEEK
- a CDS encoding helix-turn-helix domain-containing protein yields the protein MNKEQFAEKIIRLRKKKGYTQAQLAELLNVSNKAVSRWETAEGYPDITLLKPLSEALGVSCDELLGDSESYSDLSRYDLQRYLPYALTLLALLLYYIFLKLQISQFLAFAAFLGMTVFSFVLMIQHTDKKGLPALTRWNLLLVYFPLTSFLQFLYLLYVITQFGVTNILEMMAASSMEQLDPINFLNGFGTGLRIYLLIYVLVFILLLFVYICLRHQFIMRYDISWRGLQKKLYTKQQEEQRFLFRKWTEKGERILRILLPLAAIVTLTVIFAYLYREYRLLIEQFEHTIPPDYGANDYALMVSKELLNSLQGKLLLLLLASCLLQGLAAVKSKRALHYIGNICGFFMYMVITIFFTGIVDRYFIKLPFVFVIPAGLLLILWYCRELIRKNVKKRQKTV
- a CDS encoding AI-2E family transporter, which codes for MKLPFQDKEVIRSIRPWIYLSTYILLLGFFLLHVSDLKNGFDFVLSVFRSLLYAIVFAYVLNLPMKHIESFLIRHTKKDSFLQKRKRVISMLLTFLLALILIILIGSIILPSIIDSLISLMENLTSFFTNIVKNIDGVLAYFHIDYRIEDITQVEQFIQMPWEKIVTNVINLLSGSASGILSSATGFVSSFAVGFTGFMFSLYLLSGKENFIRQMRKVTAAFFGFDNSSTIFHYASRVNRIFSSFIGGQLTEACILWVLYYVFMRLFQFPYPELICTLIAVCSLVPVFGSMFAMSVGAIMMLSKDPLQSVWFIVFYQVLSYFEDNVIYPRVVGNSVGLPGLWVLLSIFVFGDLWGVFGMVMAVPTTACLYVFFTEFVNNRLRKQKLIVTEDAVYRDEKGIDSE